In Streptomyces sp. NBC_00344, the genomic window GTCGCCGTTCAGGAAGAACATGCCGGCGGTGGCGGCGGCGCCGATGTACGCGGAGGCCGCGAGCAGCGGCTTCTTCCGTCCCGTCCGGTCGGCGGCGGCGCCCACCAGCGGCATCACCACCACAGCGGCCACCACGGACGCGGAGACCGAGTAGGCGAAGACCGAACCCGCGCGCAGCGGGATGCCCAGAGGATGGACGAAGCCCCCGGCGTCGGCTGCGGACTTCGCCACCGAGGTCAGATAGGGCCCGAGAAAGACCGTGAGCACACTTGTCGAGTAGACGGAGCAGGCGAAGTCGTAGAAGTACCAGCCGTGCTGCTCGCGCCTGCGGTCGGCCGCACCGGCCGCCCGTTCCGCCGTTCCAGCGCTCAACCCGTGCCCCCTGATCGTCGGTTCCACGCCCCCCGCTCGGTGAGAACCGTGCGCAGCGACTCGAGATGATCGGTCATGATGCCATCCACGCCCAGGTCGAGCAGGGCGGTCATGCGGGCGGGATCGTTGACCGTCCAGACATGCACCTGGAGCCCCAGGGTGTGAGCGGTGCGCACAAAGCGGCGGTCCACCACTCTGACCCGGCCGTGGAACTCGGGAACCTGGGCGCACACAGCGCTTTCGCGCAGAGCGGCCGGGACCCCGTACGAGCGCAGCCGCAGTGCCAGCACACCTCGCATGCCGTACGAGGTCGCGAGCCGCGGACCGCCGATGCGCTGCGCCCGGGCAACCCGTCGCTCGGAGAACGAGCCGATGCACACCCGGTCCCAGGCACCGGTTCTGCGGATCAGGCCGATCAGCGGGACAAGGGCGGACTCCGCCTTGACGTCGATGTTCCAGCGGGCCCCGGGAAACTCCTCGAGCAGTTCGTCGAAGAGCGGCAGGGGCCTGGCACCAGCCACCCGTGCACGCCGCACCTCGCGCCAGGGAAGATCCGCTATCCGGCCGCGGGCGTCCGTCACGCGGTCCAGCGTCGCGTCGTGAAAGGCGACGAGCCGGCCGTCCGAGGTGGTGTGCACATCGGTCTCGAAGTACCGGTATCCGGCATCGGCCGCCCGCGCGAAGGCGGCGCTGGTGTTCTCGATGCCGTCGGCCGCGCCGCCGCGGTGGGCGAACGGTATCGGGCCTGCGTGATCAAGAAAGGGGTGGCGGGTACGGGTCACTCGGGCAGTATGGCCCGCTCGGGTGCCCGGACGACGACCGAGGCCACGCTGACCTGCGGCCGGCCGGTGAACAGGCGCAGCGAAAGCTGGACCAGCGGTCCGATGGCCAGTCCGTAGGTGATCGTGCCCACACCGGCGGTGCCGCCCAGGGCGAAGCCGGCCGCGACGACCATGATCTCGATGGCGGTGCGCACCCACCGGATCGGTCGGCCGGTCATCCGGTGCAGTCCCGTCATCAGCCCGTCCCGCGGCCCGGGGCCCAGGCGCGCGGAGATGTAGAGCCCGGTGGCCACTCCGTTCAGCAACACCCCCGCGGCCATCAGCGGGATCCGGGCGGTCAGTCCGTGGATGCCGGGCATCAGCCCGAGGGTCGCGTCCATGGCGGCGCCTACCACGAAGACATTGGAGACGGTGCCGAGTCCGGGGCGCTGCCGCAGCGGGATCCACAACAGCAGCACCGCGGCGCCGACGATGACGGAGACCGTCCCGATGGTCAGCCCCGTCAGCTCGGCCAGCCCCTGGTGCAGAACCCCCCAGGGTTCGAGTCCGAGCCCCGCGCACACCAGCAGGGCGGAACTCATCCCGTACAGAGCCAGGCCGGCGTACAGCTGAAGCAGTCGGCGAGTGAGTGTCCCGGACAAGTCGGCTCCCGCGGTGAAAGGGAAAACTGGCAGCAGCGGGCTGGCAGCGGTGGACTGATGCATGACACCCTGTGGCTTGTAATCTCCTGACGGACAGGGCCAATATCCGAAAGGTGGACTGGGTTTCATGGCGCAGTGGACTTCAGCGGTCGGTGCCGCTCAGCTGGCCCGGCAGCTCAGCACCCAGCAGACCCGGCCCGCAGGGCCCGGCACCCGGAAGCCTCCGGCCTACCGGGCACTGGCCGACGGCATCAGACTGCTGGTCCTCGAGGGCCGGGTGCCGGTGGCGGCCCGGCTGCCCGCCGAGCGTGAACTCGCGGTGGCGCTGGTGGTGAGCCGCACCACGGTGGCCACCGCCTACGAGACGCTGCGGGCCGAGGGCTTCCTGGAATC contains:
- the yczE gene encoding membrane protein YczE, whose translation is MSSALLVCAGLGLEPWGVLHQGLAELTGLTIGTVSVIVGAAVLLLWIPLRQRPGLGTVSNVFVVGAAMDATLGLMPGIHGLTARIPLMAAGVLLNGVATGLYISARLGPGPRDGLMTGLHRMTGRPIRWVRTAIEIMVVAAGFALGGTAGVGTITYGLAIGPLVQLSLRLFTGRPQVSVASVVVRAPERAILPE
- a CDS encoding glycerophosphodiester phosphodiesterase family protein, whose protein sequence is MTRTRHPFLDHAGPIPFAHRGGAADGIENTSAAFARAADAGYRYFETDVHTTSDGRLVAFHDATLDRVTDARGRIADLPWREVRRARVAGARPLPLFDELLEEFPGARWNIDVKAESALVPLIGLIRRTGAWDRVCIGSFSERRVARAQRIGGPRLATSYGMRGVLALRLRSYGVPAALRESAVCAQVPEFHGRVRVVDRRFVRTAHTLGLQVHVWTVNDPARMTALLDLGVDGIMTDHLESLRTVLTERGAWNRRSGGTG